One genomic region from Actinocatenispora thailandica encodes:
- a CDS encoding winged helix-turn-helix transcriptional regulator: MGYNVMSATCPSRVVLHRIGARWTVFVVNALEDGPLRFTALVARIQGVTPKVLTETLRTMQEDGLLTRVDYAEQPPRVEYGLTDLGRSLLVPLRAVREWAEAHVPDILDARERARNPVSRPESEPTR; this comes from the coding sequence GTGGGCTACAACGTCATGTCCGCCACCTGCCCGTCCCGGGTGGTGCTGCATCGCATCGGGGCGCGGTGGACGGTGTTCGTGGTGAACGCGCTGGAGGACGGCCCGCTGCGGTTCACCGCCCTGGTGGCGAGGATCCAGGGCGTCACCCCGAAGGTGCTGACCGAGACGCTGCGCACGATGCAGGAGGACGGGCTGCTCACCCGGGTCGACTACGCCGAGCAGCCGCCCCGCGTCGAGTACGGGCTCACCGACCTCGGCCGGTCCCTGCTGGTTCCGCTGCGGGCCGTCCGGGAGTGGGCGGAAGCCCACGTCCCGGACATCCTCGACGCCCGCGAGCGCGCCCGGAACCCGGTCAGCCGACCAGAGTCCGAACCGACGCGGTGA
- a CDS encoding SDR family oxidoreductase, which yields MGNGLAGQSVLVLGARHLGTAIAAAATAEGARVHVASHRPGGLHIDLRDEATIAAAAAELGAVDHVINTAASPHAVPIRELDRDKTVDAFTAKVLGPLLLAKHFTIRRSLLLFSGQVGWRPAAGSVVTGVTNGAAAFAARHLAVELAPVRVNALSPGIVDSGAWDAKGEAKPGFLATAAQRTLVGRTGTVADVTDAVLWLLQADFLTGETIHLEGGRR from the coding sequence ATGGGTAACGGACTGGCCGGTCAATCGGTGCTCGTGCTGGGCGCACGACACCTGGGCACGGCGATCGCGGCAGCCGCCACCGCCGAGGGCGCGCGGGTACACGTCGCGTCCCACCGGCCCGGCGGGCTGCACATCGACCTGCGCGACGAGGCGACCATCGCCGCCGCCGCCGCGGAACTCGGAGCGGTCGACCACGTGATCAACACGGCGGCGTCGCCACACGCGGTCCCGATCCGCGAACTGGACCGGGACAAGACGGTCGACGCCTTCACCGCCAAGGTGCTCGGGCCGCTGCTGCTCGCCAAGCACTTCACGATCCGGCGATCACTGCTGCTGTTCTCCGGCCAGGTCGGCTGGCGCCCGGCCGCCGGCAGCGTCGTGACGGGCGTGACGAACGGGGCGGCCGCGTTCGCCGCGCGGCACCTGGCCGTCGAACTGGCGCCGGTGCGGGTCAACGCGCTGTCGCCGGGAATCGTCGACTCCGGCGCCTGGGACGCCAAGGGCGAGGCGAAGCCGGGCTTCCTCGCCACCGCCGCGCAGCGGACCCTGGTCGGCCGTACCGGCACCGTCGCCGACGTGACCGACGCGGTGCTGTGGCTGTTGCAGGCCGACTTTCTCACCGGCGAGACCATCCACCTGGAGGGCGGCCGCCGCTGA
- a CDS encoding carbohydrate kinase family protein produces the protein MFTVIGEALVDVVWRPGAAEPVEHVGGSPANVALGLARLGDPVGLITQYGPDEHGARIADRLGAAGVALDRSDSGAARTATATARLSADGAASYEFDLSWAPKDLTPYPGSVAVHAGSLATLAPGDAVLADMLAGVRGGTVVSYDPNIRPTLHGPVEYARAQVARFVPLAHLVKASADDLAWLYPGEPVEAVAARWLAAGSDLVVVTLGADGGYLATAGYQLRCAAPPVDVVDTVGAGDACMSALLDGLLRAGALTVDTLPALPADAARQVLRRALTAAAITCGRPGADPPTAAELAARLAC, from the coding sequence GTGTTCACGGTGATCGGCGAGGCCCTGGTGGATGTGGTGTGGCGGCCCGGGGCCGCCGAGCCGGTCGAGCACGTCGGCGGCTCGCCGGCGAACGTGGCGCTGGGCCTGGCCCGGCTCGGCGACCCGGTCGGGTTGATCACCCAGTACGGGCCGGACGAGCACGGCGCGCGGATCGCGGACCGGCTCGGCGCGGCGGGTGTCGCGCTGGACCGCAGCGATTCCGGCGCGGCCCGTACCGCGACCGCGACCGCCCGGTTGAGTGCCGACGGCGCCGCGTCGTACGAGTTCGACCTGAGCTGGGCGCCGAAGGACCTGACGCCGTATCCGGGTTCGGTGGCGGTGCACGCCGGGTCGCTCGCCACCCTGGCGCCGGGCGACGCGGTCCTGGCCGACATGCTGGCCGGGGTGCGCGGCGGGACCGTCGTCTCGTACGACCCGAACATCCGGCCGACGCTGCACGGCCCGGTCGAGTACGCCCGCGCCCAGGTCGCCCGGTTCGTGCCGCTGGCGCACCTGGTCAAGGCGTCCGCCGACGACCTGGCCTGGCTGTACCCGGGTGAGCCGGTCGAGGCGGTCGCGGCGCGCTGGCTTGCCGCCGGTTCGGACCTGGTCGTGGTGACGCTGGGCGCCGACGGTGGCTACCTGGCCACCGCCGGGTACCAGCTGCGGTGCGCGGCGCCGCCGGTCGACGTGGTGGACACCGTCGGTGCCGGCGACGCCTGCATGTCCGCGCTGCTGGACGGGCTGCTCCGGGCCGGCGCGCTGACCGTCGACACGCTGCCGGCGCTGCCCGCCGACGCCGCCCGGCAGGTGCTGCGCCGGGCGTTGACCGCCGCCGCGATCACCTGCGGCCGGCCGGGCGCCGACCCGCCCACCGCCGCCGAACTCGCCGCCCGCCTCGCCTGCTGA
- a CDS encoding DJ-1/PfpI family protein: protein MPKVIILTGDAAESLEVMYPYQRLQEEGYEVDIAAPAVKKLQFVVHDFVDGFDTYTEKLGYTWPANVAFADVDPNDYVAMVVPGGRAPEYIRNDPDFQRIVRHFFEADLPVAHLCHAAQGLAASGVLEGRRTAAYPALKPDVEAAGAEFVDAAAVVDGQMVSARAWPDHPSWFGEFMTLLRKKAPAST, encoded by the coding sequence ATGCCCAAGGTGATCATCCTGACCGGCGACGCGGCCGAGTCGTTGGAGGTGATGTACCCGTACCAGCGGCTCCAGGAGGAGGGGTACGAGGTGGACATCGCCGCTCCGGCGGTGAAGAAGCTCCAGTTCGTGGTGCACGACTTCGTGGACGGCTTCGACACGTACACCGAGAAGCTCGGCTACACCTGGCCGGCGAACGTGGCGTTCGCCGACGTCGACCCGAACGACTACGTGGCGATGGTGGTGCCGGGCGGTCGCGCACCCGAGTACATCCGGAACGACCCGGACTTCCAGCGCATCGTGCGGCACTTCTTCGAGGCCGACCTGCCGGTGGCGCACCTGTGCCACGCCGCGCAGGGGCTGGCCGCGTCCGGCGTGCTGGAGGGCCGCCGGACGGCCGCCTACCCGGCGCTGAAGCCGGACGTCGAGGCGGCCGGCGCCGAGTTCGTGGACGCCGCCGCGGTGGTCGACGGGCAGATGGTGTCGGCCCGCGCCTGGCCGGACCACCCGTCCTGGTTCGGCGAGTTCATGACGCTGCTGCGCAAGAAGGCACCCGCCTCGACCTGA
- a CDS encoding inorganic diphosphatase, with protein sequence MEFDMVVEIPAGSRNKYEMDHKTQRIRLDRTLFTATRYPADYGFVPDSLGEDGDPLDAMVLLLDEPTFPGCVIAVRPVAVFWMRDEHGPDAKVMCVPAGDHRFDHIRDIGDLPRHLRDEIGHFFDVYKALEPGKDTEIRGWQGRLHAEAEVNAAWERAAGEHF encoded by the coding sequence ATGGAATTCGACATGGTGGTGGAGATCCCCGCGGGGTCGCGGAACAAGTACGAGATGGACCACAAGACCCAGCGCATCCGGCTCGACCGCACGCTGTTCACCGCGACCCGCTACCCGGCCGACTACGGGTTCGTGCCGGACTCGCTCGGCGAGGACGGCGATCCGCTCGACGCGATGGTGCTGCTGCTCGACGAGCCGACCTTCCCCGGCTGCGTCATCGCGGTCCGGCCGGTCGCGGTGTTCTGGATGCGCGACGAGCACGGCCCGGACGCCAAGGTGATGTGCGTGCCGGCCGGCGACCACCGGTTCGACCACATCCGGGACATCGGCGACCTGCCCCGCCACCTGCGCGACGAGATCGGCCACTTCTTCGACGTGTACAAGGCGCTGGAGCCCGGCAAGGACACCGAGATCCGCGGCTGGCAGGGCCGGCTGCACGCCGAGGCCGAGGTCAACGCCGCCTGGGAGCGCGCCGCCGGCGAACACTTCTGA
- a CDS encoding GNAT family N-acetyltransferase, translated as MDSVTGPSAIDPAAVTVVPANRASRADLRAVFGTADYSGRCNCQRFKVRGWVWTELTDQQRRDRLYEQTRCGEPDAGSTSGLVGYLDGEPVGWVAVQPRTAYPKLVTSRTVWRDRAEDKQDDTVWAVTCFVVRKGFRKRGLTYPLAAATVGYARDQGARAVEGYPMRTEPGREITWGELHVGSVQVFAEAGFREVSTPSLRRVVMRVDFP; from the coding sequence ATGGACAGCGTGACGGGGCCTTCGGCGATCGACCCGGCGGCGGTGACGGTCGTACCGGCGAACCGGGCGAGCCGGGCCGACCTGCGCGCGGTGTTCGGCACCGCGGACTATTCGGGCCGCTGCAACTGCCAGCGGTTCAAGGTGCGTGGCTGGGTGTGGACCGAGCTGACCGACCAGCAGCGGCGGGACCGGCTGTACGAGCAGACCCGGTGCGGCGAGCCGGATGCCGGGTCCACCAGCGGGCTGGTCGGCTACCTGGACGGCGAGCCGGTCGGCTGGGTGGCGGTGCAGCCGCGGACCGCCTATCCGAAGCTCGTCACCAGCCGCACCGTGTGGCGCGACCGCGCCGAGGACAAGCAGGACGACACCGTCTGGGCGGTGACCTGTTTCGTGGTACGCAAGGGATTCCGCAAGCGCGGCCTGACCTACCCGCTGGCTGCCGCGACCGTCGGGTACGCCCGTGACCAGGGCGCGCGGGCGGTGGAGGGCTACCCGATGCGCACCGAACCGGGCAGGGAGATCACCTGGGGCGAGCTGCACGTGGGCAGCGTCCAGGTGTTCGCCGAGGCCGGTTTCCGCGAGGTCAGCACGCCCAGCCTGCGCCGGGTCGTGATGCGCGTCGACTTCCCCTGA
- a CDS encoding VOC family protein: MTDNDASERTDEQHYLSPVPMPAEDAVPPGICRQIYGMATYLSVPTADLAASTDFWVRGLGFVELFAVPGRVVHLRRWAFQDVLLVPGEPAATPSAAHLGISCVLGEIEPTRARCEQLAPGCTSGPDEKPWNAVELTVVTPERQRVVCTAAHPLDPTSATADYLRASGFDIPQP; encoded by the coding sequence ATGACCGACAACGACGCGTCCGAGCGCACCGACGAGCAGCACTACCTCAGCCCCGTACCGATGCCGGCCGAGGACGCCGTTCCGCCGGGGATCTGCCGCCAGATCTACGGGATGGCAACGTATCTCAGCGTCCCGACCGCGGACCTCGCCGCCTCGACCGACTTCTGGGTACGCGGGCTCGGCTTCGTCGAGCTGTTCGCCGTACCGGGCCGGGTGGTGCACCTGCGCCGGTGGGCCTTCCAGGACGTCCTGCTGGTACCGGGCGAGCCGGCCGCCACGCCGTCCGCGGCACACCTCGGCATCTCCTGCGTGCTCGGCGAGATCGAGCCGACCCGGGCCCGCTGCGAACAGCTCGCGCCGGGCTGCACCAGCGGCCCCGACGAGAAGCCGTGGAACGCGGTCGAACTGACCGTCGTCACCCCGGAACGGCAGCGGGTGGTGTGCACCGCCGCCCACCCGCTCGACCCGACCAGCGCGACGGCGGACTACCTGCGCGCCAGCGGTTTCGACATCCCGCAACCGTGA
- a CDS encoding MerR family transcriptional regulator, with amino-acid sequence MSSDEQAGGYTVGPAAKLVGVSVKTLHHWDSIGLVRPSGRTPGGYRVYSPDDVARIHRVLVYRELGFPLAEIGPILDDPGTDPRDQLRRQRSELASRRSRIEEMIAAVDRMLDATRRGIRLTAEEQVEIFGTDWRPDRVDEAEQRWGDTAQWQQYTERAAALTADDWRTVAGSIEALTAELAAACRAGVPAGSAEANALAERHRTMMETYFDCTHSMHVCLGRMMAADAGYVEYYERFAPGLAGWLCAAIAANAAAHGTDPATATWQ; translated from the coding sequence ATGAGCTCCGACGAACAGGCGGGCGGGTACACGGTCGGGCCGGCCGCGAAGCTGGTCGGCGTCAGCGTGAAGACGCTGCACCACTGGGACTCGATCGGGCTGGTCCGGCCGAGCGGGCGGACCCCCGGCGGCTACCGGGTCTACTCGCCCGACGACGTGGCCCGGATCCACCGGGTGCTGGTCTACCGCGAACTCGGGTTCCCGCTCGCCGAGATCGGCCCGATCCTCGACGATCCCGGTACCGACCCGCGCGACCAGCTGCGCCGGCAGCGGTCCGAGCTGGCGTCCCGGCGTTCCCGGATCGAGGAGATGATCGCCGCGGTCGACCGGATGCTCGACGCCACCCGGCGCGGCATCCGGTTGACCGCCGAGGAGCAGGTCGAGATCTTCGGTACGGACTGGCGGCCGGACCGGGTCGACGAGGCGGAGCAGCGCTGGGGCGACACCGCGCAGTGGCAGCAGTACACCGAGCGGGCCGCCGCGCTGACCGCCGACGACTGGCGGACCGTCGCGGGTTCGATCGAGGCGCTGACCGCCGAGCTGGCCGCCGCCTGCCGGGCCGGTGTCCCGGCCGGGTCCGCCGAGGCGAACGCGCTGGCCGAGCGGCACCGCACGATGATGGAGACGTACTTCGACTGCACCCACTCGATGCACGTGTGCCTGGGCCGGATGATGGCCGCCGACGCCGGCTACGTCGAGTACTACGAGCGGTTCGCGCCCGGCCTCGCCGGCTGGCTGTGCGCCGCGATCGCCGCCAACGCCGCCGCGCACGGCACCGATCCCGCCACCGCAACCTGGCAGTGA